The Nitrospira sp. genome contains a region encoding:
- a CDS encoding PhoX family phosphatase: MKNLDDDKGCNPSGNERFEDVLEARMSRRNLLKNGIATAAFLSLGGVDALLRAVPASAHSDGSALLGFQGIPVSDADTVVVPAGYTADVLIAWGDPVSNGPAFKQDGSNTAADQARQWGMHNDGIVYFPIIGSQRGLICQNNEYTDDGLLFDDGIVNWDQEKTNKCLNAHGVSIIEVTKRTGFPWDPRRRKGEWDVVRPSPFARRITGMTPMNIAGPASGDPRLRTTADTTGTRVLGTLNNCAMGVTPWHTYLTCEENFNGYFMTNKVGPPDMRSNIEKRYGIAPFGSGFRLHTTDFRFNADAEPNEPNRFGWVVEIDPFRPNSTPVKRTALGRLKHEGAWVQETKDGKIVVYMGDDERNEYIYRYVSNKRWRVARLLGESPLDDGILYVAKFHADGTGEWLPLTPNNPALAGWSLPDILINTRAAADAVGATMMDRPEWIDTFPDSLTVVATLTNNNRRGSTPPSSNAPDGSTVAGSARPPVDATNPRSINNYGHILRWYYANDFSERTFGWDIFALCGDPANPTHGSTINGDKYGSPDGIYVAPSGRLWIQTDVSTSTINSGAYAGFGNNQMLCADPTTRETRRFLVGPKQCEITGVFVTPDEKTMFVGIQHPGETPNEAPNDPLNPKAFSSWPDGAAGGRPRSSCIVITKDDGGKIGS; encoded by the coding sequence ATGAAAAATCTCGATGATGACAAGGGGTGTAATCCCTCGGGCAATGAACGCTTTGAGGACGTCCTTGAGGCACGGATGTCGAGGCGTAACTTACTGAAGAACGGCATCGCGACCGCCGCGTTTCTGTCCCTCGGCGGAGTGGACGCCCTCTTGCGAGCCGTGCCGGCCTCGGCACATTCAGACGGGTCCGCTCTGCTCGGGTTTCAGGGCATCCCAGTATCGGATGCCGACACCGTCGTGGTCCCCGCAGGTTACACGGCTGACGTGCTGATTGCATGGGGCGATCCGGTCTCCAACGGTCCGGCTTTCAAGCAGGATGGTAGCAACACGGCTGCAGATCAGGCGCGGCAATGGGGCATGCACAACGATGGCATCGTCTATTTCCCGATCATCGGCTCTCAGCGAGGCCTCATCTGTCAGAACAATGAATATACGGATGATGGACTGCTGTTCGACGATGGAATCGTGAACTGGGATCAGGAAAAAACCAATAAATGTCTCAACGCCCATGGTGTCTCGATCATCGAGGTGACCAAGCGAACCGGGTTTCCCTGGGACCCCAGGCGCCGTAAGGGCGAGTGGGATGTCGTCCGCCCGTCTCCGTTCGCCCGCCGGATTACCGGCATGACTCCCATGAATATCGCCGGTCCCGCCTCCGGCGATCCACGACTCCGAACAACCGCCGACACGACCGGCACTCGGGTCCTTGGCACCTTGAACAACTGTGCGATGGGAGTTACACCATGGCACACATACCTCACGTGCGAGGAAAACTTCAACGGCTACTTCATGACCAACAAGGTCGGACCACCAGACATGAGAAGCAACATCGAGAAGCGCTACGGAATCGCGCCGTTCGGAAGCGGATTCCGCCTGCATACCACGGATTTCCGGTTCAACGCCGACGCCGAACCCAACGAGCCGAACCGGTTCGGCTGGGTCGTGGAAATCGACCCGTTCCGACCTAACTCGACACCCGTAAAACGCACGGCCCTCGGGCGTCTGAAGCATGAGGGTGCATGGGTCCAAGAGACAAAAGACGGCAAGATCGTCGTCTACATGGGAGATGATGAGCGCAACGAGTATATTTACCGCTATGTCTCAAACAAACGTTGGCGGGTGGCTCGATTGCTGGGAGAAAGTCCCCTCGATGACGGGATTCTCTATGTGGCCAAATTCCACGCCGACGGGACGGGTGAATGGTTGCCTTTGACACCGAACAATCCGGCGTTGGCAGGATGGTCATTACCAGATATCCTCATCAATACGCGCGCCGCGGCGGACGCAGTCGGCGCCACCATGATGGATCGCCCGGAATGGATCGATACATTCCCTGACTCCCTGACCGTGGTCGCCACACTGACCAACAACAACCGGCGCGGCAGCACGCCGCCGTCGTCTAACGCACCGGACGGCAGCACGGTCGCCGGTTCCGCCAGACCGCCGGTCGATGCGACGAACCCTCGTTCGATTAACAACTACGGGCACATCCTTCGCTGGTACTATGCGAATGATTTCTCGGAACGGACCTTCGGATGGGATATCTTCGCCCTGTGCGGCGATCCCGCCAATCCAACTCATGGGTCCACGATCAACGGTGACAAGTATGGATCACCCGATGGGATTTACGTCGCCCCAAGTGGGCGTCTCTGGATCCAGACGGACGTCTCGACGTCCACGATCAACAGCGGGGCATATGCCGGTTTCGGGAACAACCAGATGCTCTGCGCGGACCCGACTACGCGTGAGACACGGCGTTTCCTGGTGGGCCCCAAGCAGTGCGAGATCACCGGCGTGTTTGTCACTCCGGACGAAAAGACCATGTTCGTCGGCATTCAACATCCCGGCGAGACGCCGAACGAAGCACCTAACGATCCCCTCAATCCCAAGGCGTTCAGTTCTTGGCCGGATGGTGCGGCCGGTGGACGACCGCGTTCTTCCTGTATTGTCATCACAAAGGACGATGGAGGCAAGATCGGTAGTTAG
- the accC gene encoding acetyl-CoA carboxylase biotin carboxylase subunit, with the protein MFKKILIANRGEIAMRIIRACRELNIATAAIYSEADSTGIYVKKADESYLVGPGPVKGFLDSKQIVDLAKRIGADAIHPGYGFLSENAEFAELCQASGITFIGPSTHAITLMGSKVKARELAQQVGVPTVPGTKGDLTDVKEALAFAKKTGYPIMIKASAGGGGRGLRVVRSDEELRENMEAASREAQASFGDGRVFLEKCIERPHHIEFQILGDRHGNIIHLNERDCSIQRRHQKLIEIAPSLILTPKLREEMGQAAVTIARAVNYDNAGTVEFLLDQDGQFYFIEMNPRLQVEHTVTEQITAIDIVRHQISIAAGRPLDIQQKDVILQGHAIQCRINAEDPKNNFLPCTGTVTAYLSPGGIGVRIDGAVYKDYTVSPYYDALLAKLTVRGRTWEEAVSRMRRSLEEYVLRGVKTTIPFMEAIMQEPDFIAGRFDTSYLDTHPELYSYHEFEQPEDLVLALSAAIAAYEGL; encoded by the coding sequence ATGTTTAAGAAAATCTTGATCGCCAATCGCGGTGAAATTGCCATGCGAATCATCCGTGCATGCCGCGAATTGAACATCGCCACCGCCGCGATCTATTCCGAAGCTGATTCGACCGGAATCTACGTGAAGAAAGCTGACGAGTCTTACCTTGTAGGACCAGGTCCGGTGAAGGGGTTTCTCGACAGCAAACAGATCGTCGACCTCGCTAAACGGATCGGTGCCGACGCCATCCATCCAGGATATGGATTTCTCTCTGAAAATGCGGAGTTCGCTGAGCTCTGCCAGGCGTCCGGCATTACGTTCATCGGCCCTTCGACCCATGCCATTACTCTGATGGGCAGCAAGGTCAAGGCGCGAGAACTTGCGCAACAGGTCGGTGTCCCCACCGTACCCGGCACCAAGGGTGATCTCACCGACGTGAAGGAGGCGCTGGCCTTCGCCAAGAAAACCGGCTACCCGATCATGATCAAGGCAAGCGCCGGAGGCGGAGGCCGCGGACTGCGTGTGGTCCGGTCCGATGAGGAACTCCGCGAAAACATGGAAGCCGCCTCGCGTGAAGCCCAAGCATCGTTCGGTGACGGACGGGTATTCCTCGAAAAATGCATCGAACGCCCCCACCATATCGAATTTCAGATATTGGGTGATCGCCACGGCAATATCATTCACTTAAACGAACGGGATTGCTCGATCCAGAGACGTCATCAGAAGTTGATTGAAATCGCCCCATCATTGATTCTGACTCCGAAGTTGCGTGAAGAGATGGGCCAAGCTGCCGTGACCATCGCACGAGCAGTGAATTACGACAACGCAGGGACGGTGGAGTTTCTGCTCGATCAAGACGGCCAGTTTTACTTCATCGAGATGAATCCTCGGCTTCAGGTCGAGCATACGGTGACGGAACAGATCACCGCGATCGACATCGTCCGGCATCAGATCTCCATTGCGGCGGGAAGACCGCTCGACATTCAGCAAAAGGACGTGATACTCCAAGGGCACGCGATCCAGTGCCGGATCAACGCTGAAGATCCCAAGAATAACTTTCTCCCCTGTACCGGCACCGTCACCGCCTACCTTTCTCCGGGAGGAATCGGCGTCCGTATCGACGGTGCGGTCTACAAAGATTACACCGTGTCGCCCTACTATGACGCCCTGCTGGCTAAGTTGACGGTCCGAGGCCGTACGTGGGAAGAAGCCGTAAGTCGGATGAGGCGGTCGCTCGAAGAATACGTGCTGCGTGGAGTCAAAACGACGATTCCGTTCATGGAAGCGATCATGCAGGAGCCGGACTTTATTGCCGGGCGTTTCGACACGTCCTATCTGGACACCCATCCTGAGTTGTACTCGTATCACGAATTCGAGCAGCCGGAAGATTTGGTGCTGGCCCTATCTGCCGCAATTGCCGCCTACGAAGGATTGTAA